From the Deinococcus gobiensis I-0 genome, the window CGGTCTTCCGGGGGCTGCGCGAGGTCGGCCTGGACCCCGAGGACATCCACCTCGTGATCAACACGCACCTGCACTTCGACCACTGCGGGCGCAACACCGGCCTGACCGGCGAGCCGACCTTCCCGAATGCGCGCTACGTGGTCCAGAGGCGCGAACTCGAAGACGCCCTGCATACCCACGAGCGCAACCGCGCGAGCTATATCCCCGAGACGTTCATGCCCATTCTGGGCGCCGGACTGTTCGAGGTCGTGGAGGGCGAGACCGAGCTGTTGCCCGGCCTGAGCGTGCTGCCGCTGCCGGGGCACAACCTGGGGCAGCAGGGCGTGGTGCTGCGCTCGGGGGGCGACACGCTGGTCTACTGCGCCGATCTGGTGCCCACGCTGGCGCACGCGCCGTATCCGTACATCATGGGCTACGACCTGTACCCGGTCACGACCCTGGAGACGCGCAAGGCGTACCTGCCCGTGTGGCACGAGGAGGGCGCGGTCGTCTGCACGCCCCACGACCCGGACGTGGCCTTCGCGCGGCTCGTGGAGGGCAAGCGGGGGTACACGTTGCAGGGACTGGACTGAACACGGAAAGCCCCACCCTCCGCAGAGGGTGGGGCTTTCCAGTGCGGCCGAGGCTCAGGGCAGGGTGCTGAGGTAGGCCAGCGGGGTGCCGTTCGCCGCCGAACCCGTCGTCAGGAAGGTCAGGCCGCCGCCCGCATTCAGGGCGCTGCCCATCGGCTGGTCGGTCAGGATCAGGGTGGGGGTGCTGCCAGTGGCCACGCGCGCCACCCCCTGGTAGGTGGTGAGCCACAGCACGCCCGGCTGCTGGCGGTCGAAGCCCAGCAGGCGCAGGTAGCTCGCGCCGCTGGGGGCCGGGAAGGTGGTCGAGGTGCCGTCCGTGTTCACGCGGGTCAGGGCGCCGTAGGCGAGCAGCCAGGCCTCGCCGGTGTCGCTCACCGCGCCGCTTTCCACCGTGCCGCCGCCGGTCGTGGGCAGAACGGTGGTCTTGGCCGTCTCGGTGTCGATCAGGACCGGCTTGCTGTTGTACCCGCCCAGATAGAGCAGGTAGCGGCCACTGGCGCTGCGGCTGAAGGCCAGGTTGCTCGAGTTGCTGCTATACGCCCCCTCGGGGTCCACGGCAGCGATCTGACCGGTGGCCGGGGTCCAGACGAAGAGGCCATAGCGGAACACACCCATCTCCTCCTTGGCGGTACCCACATACCAGACCCGGCCCTGTGCGTCGGCCACCGGCCCCGAGAGCAGGGCTTGGGGGCTGATGGCTGCCGGCACGTCGTAGACGGTGACCTTGCCCGCATCGTCGAAGCGGTAGAACTTCTTCCCACTGTCGTTCCAGGTGCCTGCCGCGTACACGTCGCCGCCCGGAATGGAGATCAGGCCGCCGGAGACATTCTCCAGCTTGACCTCGGTGGCCGCCTTGCCCTCCACGAGCCGCTGAAAGGTCGCCAGAGTTTTCGCCCCGGCCGTGTACGTGTACGCAGACGTGATCCAGACGCCCTGGGCCGCCGGGGTCAGGCTGGAGGGGGCCTGCTGCACCTCGATGCGGGTCCGGGCGGGCTTGACCCGCAGGGTCGCCGTGGCCACGCCGATGCTGTCGCCGCCGACCTTCAGCTTGAGGTCGCCCAGCGTCGCCGTGCCCGCCACCTGCACCGCCAGGTCCAGGTTGGTGGTCGTGCCGGGGGTCAGCGTGACCTGCCTGGGGGCCGCGCTGACGCCGGCGGGCGGGTCCACGAGACCGACCGTGACAGGCCCGCTCAGGCCGTCTTGTGGCGTCAGGCTCAGTGCCAGGGTGGACGATTCGCCCACATAGCCGTTCAGGAAGTCGCCGCCGAGCCACAGCTGTGCCGAGGGCACGCGAATGTCGGCCTGCAGGCGCGCGCCCCCTACGGTCCGCCCGTTCTGGCGGGCCAGCAGGTGCAGTTCTCCGCTGAAGGTCGCGGCGCCACTGCCCGCAGCGAAGGTCAGGGTGGTGGTCACGGCCTGGGTGCGCGGGCCTCCCAGGGCGCCCAGGCCCCGGGGCCGCGCGGGGGCCCGCTGGGCCCTCAGGGTGGGCAGGCTCAGGGTGCCGGGGGTGACGGTCACGCCCGGCAGGTCGGTCGAGAGGGTCACGTCGCCCGAGATGCCGCCGTCCTGATAGACGCGCACCTCCCGTTTGGCCGACTGCCCGGCCCGCAGCACCAGCGGCGAATCGTCGGTAAAGCTGAAGACCACCTCCGGGCTGTAGGCGACGAACTTCAGGTCGGTCGGGACCGTACGGTCCACACTGGCAAATTGCAGCGCGCTCGCCGAGGGCTGTTTGACGATGATCGTGTTCCATCCGGCACGCAGGTCCAGGTTCAGGTCGAGGCTCAGGGTACGGCAGCGCAGGGTCCCCCTGAAAGTCGCGTCGGCCGAGGAATACATGCGCGTCAGCGGTTCGCCGTCGCTGCGGCGGGTCTGCGTCACTGTGCCCAGCAGGTCGCCCTGCGAGGTGGCCGCGACCACGTCCACCAGATCAATCTGGACGTCAGGCACGCTGCGGGCGCCGCTGAACGTGCAGTCGCTCATCAGCGAAGCAGTGCTGGTCGGCGCGGGCAGCGTGACGCTCACCGTGCCGTCGCTGCCGATGCGGCTGCCGGTCAGGGGCACCGAGTCGTCGCCCAGGCGCGACACCATGGCTGGGGTGAGCGCGCCGTAGTTCCAGCCGCTCAGCTGGCCGCTCAGGACGGCGGGGTCGGTGGTATCAGGCGTAGGTCCGGGCGTGGGCGTAGAGCCGCCGCAGGCCACGAGCAGTCCACTCAGCAGGAGGGGGGACATCAGTCGTTTCTTCATCTCGACTCAGGATTCTAAGAAAGAGGAGGCGGCTCTGTAGCTGCATCTGCCCCGCGCCGCCGCGAAGACGGCGCGGTTCCTGCCCGTCTATCCCACCCCCCCGCGCCGCCACCCCCGCGCGCTATCCTGCGCGCATGTTCACCGCACCGCCGCAGAACCGGGCCGCCACTGGCCTTCTTCTTCGACTGGGGCGTTGAGCGCGCAGACCCGGCGTTCAACAGTGCCCCCGCAGCGACGACGCGCGGGGGTTTTCGCTTGGGGCGCGAATGGAGGGATGGGGTATGGGAATGACGATTGCCGAGAAGATTCTGGCGGCCCACAGCGGCCACGACCACGTGGTGCCGGGCCAGCTCATCGAGTGCGCCACCGACTGGGTGCTGTGCCACGAGATCACCACCCCCGCCGCGCTGCGCATGCTCGAAGAGCGCGGCATGGACAAGGTCTTCGACCCCTCGCGCATCGTGGCGGTGCCCGACCACAGCGTGCCGGCCATGAACATCAAGGCCGCCAAGATGTACCAGAAGCTCAAGTCCTGGGTGCAGGAAAAGGGCGTCAAGCACTTCTTCGACGTGGGGCGCGGCGGCATCGCGCACGTCGTGCTGGAGAATACCGGCCTGGTCAACCCCGGGCAGACCCTGGTATCGGGCGACTCGCACACCTGTAACGCGGGCGCGCTGGGCATGTTCGCCACGGGCGTCGGCAGCACCGACCTCGCGGGCGCGATCTACGCCGGCAAGGTCTGGTTCAAGATTCCCGAGACCATGCTCATCCGCGTGACCGGCGAAATGCAGCCGGGCGTGACCCCCAAGGACATCGTGCTGGAGGTCATCAAGCGCATCGGGGCCGACGGCGCGAACTACATGGTCATGGAGTGGGTGGGCGACACCATCGACCGCATGGACATGGAGGGCCGTTTCACCCTGACGAACATGGCCATCGAGGCGGGCGGCAAGACCGGCATCGTGGGCGTGGACGACACCACCCGCCAGTATCTGCGTGACCGCGGCGTCGAGCCGGGCAGCTACACCGAGTACGCCTCGGACCCCGACGCGAAGTACAAGGTGGTCGTCGAGATCGACGCCGCCGCCGTCGAGCCGACCGTCGCCTACCCCCACATCCCCAGCAACGGGCGCGTGGCGGGCAGCGACCGCATCGCCGTGACGCACGCCTACGTGGGCAGCTGCACCAACGGCCGCATCGGCGACCTGCGCGACGTGGCCCGCATCCTCAAGGGCCGCAAGGTCGCCGACGGCGTGCAGATGATCGTGGTGCCCGCCACCCAGGCCATCTGGAAGCAGGCGGCGCAGGAAGGCCTCATGGAGATCTTCGTGGACGCCGGGGCCAGCGTCAGCTACCCGTCCTGCGGGGCCTGCCTGGGTATGCACTCGGGCGTGCTGGGGCCGGACGACGTGTGCATCAGCTCCTCCAACCGCAACTTCGTGGGCCGCATGGGCGACCCCAGCGCGCAGATCTATCTCGCCAGCCCGGCGACGGTGGCGGCGAGCGCGGTCGCGGGCTTCATCAGCGACCCGCGCGAGTACAACGCGCCTGCTCCCGGCACCGAGGCGGCCGACTGATGAACGTGCTGCTGGCGGTGGCGGCGCTGCATCTGGTGGTGCTCGTCGTGCCGGGGCCGGACGTGCTGCTGGTCAGCCGCGCCGCCCTGGCCCGGTCGCGCCGCGCGGCCCTGCTCGCGGGCCTGGGCGTGTGCCTGGGCATCGCCTGCTGGGCGGGGCTGGCGCTGCTGGGCATCAATTTCCTGTTCGCGCAGTTTCCCTGGATTCACGGCGTCATCAAGGTGGCGGGGGGGCTGTACCTGCTGTGGATGGGCCTGAACCTCTGGCGCAGCGCCGGGCACGGCGAGGCCGAGGCGGGGGCGCAGTCGCCCGCCGTGGCCCACAGTGACTGGGCCAACCTGCGCGCGGGCTTCCTGACGAACATCGCCAACCCCAAGGCGGCGGTGTTCTTCGGCAGCGTGTTTTCCAGCGTGCTGGGCGCGCACACCACCCCCGGCCTCAAGCTGGCGGTGTTCGGCGTGGTCGTCTCGCTCAGCCTCGCGTGGTTCGTGCTGGTGGCCTGCGGCATGTCCACCCGGCCGGTGCAGGCCGCCTACCTGCGCGCCCGCAAGGGCATTGACCGGGTGGCCGGCACGCTGATGCTGGGCTTCGGCGGCCTGCTGCTGGCCTCGCGCGAGTAGGGCCGTTCCCGTTCTCTGCCGGGCGGCTTTGCAGGTCCGCCCCGCTCTTCTCGGCACGCGCGCTTCGTGGGGCCAGACGGAGACGGCTCTTTTGGCAGATGTTCTAAGCTGGGGGTCTCATGGGTGAAGCCAAACGACGCAAACAACTCGGCCTGATGCCGACCGTCCTGCCTTTCGAGGCGCAGTTGCACACGGACGGCACCGTCTCCTTCGTGCGTGGCCCCGACGACGCCCGGCAGCGCCGCCTGATCGAGGACGCCCTGACCCTGACCCAGGCCTTCGGCGCGGGCTGGGAGGGCGAGTACCGGGGTGTGCAGGTGCTTTCGGGCGGCTACCGGGGCAACCGCCTCGTCACCGCCGAGGACGTGCAGGCCATTCCCGTGCCCCCGCTGCGGCGCGTGACCGGCGAACTCGTGCTGGGCAAGAACGCCGCCGACGTGGACGGCGTGGCCCTGGAAGTCGAGGGCGGCGCGGTGCGGCTGCGCGACCAGCGCCACTCGCTGGACGGCGAGCGCTGGGAGGCCTTCCCGACCCTGCGTGACCCGCAGCGCATCATGCGCCTGCTCGAAGATCACCCGGCCTTCAAGCTTCAGGGCGAGCTCATCGGGCAGTTCACGGCTGAAGGCTGGGCGCAGGGGCGCATCGACATCACCCCCGACCCGCCCGAGGACCTGCTCGAAGCGCTGGAGGACGTGACGCGGCTGTGGCACGGCGCCACCCCGGAGCAGTGGGCCGACATCCACCGCGAGACGCTGGACGACACGCAGGCTGAGGTGCCTCAGGCCCGGCGCACCACCTTCGAACTGCGCCGCGCCGCGCCCCTCCAGTCGCCTTTGAGCGAGGTCTTCGCCATCCGCCGCGACGCCGAGTTCTTTCCGACCGAGCACCAGACCTACACCCTCGACGGCGAGACCTGGCACGCCTACGACAACCCCGGCGCGGTGGCCGAGGAGGGCAACCTCATGCCCGAGCTGGCCGAATTCTTCGACATGAACATGGTCCCCGTGACCGTGTACGCCGACGGCCGCGTCGAGTGGCAGGAAGACGACATCCCCGCCGAGCACGCCGAGCGCATCCGCGAGGACCTGCGCGAGAGCACCGGGGCCGGCAACGCCGAGGCCTGGGCCGAGTGGACGACCCGCATGTTCACCGAGACCTTCGCCGAGGAACTCGACGTGCCCGAGGGCACGAAGCTGCCCGCCCCCGTCGCCGTGCGCCTCGACCTGCCCGCCGACGCCCTGACTGACGACAGCCCGCTCGCCCAGACCTTCATCGAATCCGAAGTGACCTTCGACGGCCAGCAGTGGCGCGACCTCTACGACGAGGAAGTGCCCGAGGAACTGTCGGCCTTCGCGGCGGGCCAGCAGGAGAACTGAGCCGGGTCCCGGGCGGGCGCCGTCCCGGGCCGCAGACCCGCGCCCCGTGTCCCCCGCCCCGCCTCCCTTTCCATTCCGACCAAGGAGTCATCCATGCCCACTGTCCACGTGTTCGCCCGTGACCACATCAACACCGACGAGATCATTCCTGCCCGGCACCTGACCACCGATGTGGAGGCCGAACTGGCCCCCTACGCGATGGAGGACTACGACAAGGGCTTCGTGAAGCGCGTGCAGAAGGGCGACATCATCGTCGCCGGGGCCGACTTCGGCTGTGGCAGCAGCCGCGAGCACGCCGTCTGGGCGCTGCGCGGCGCGGGCGTGGCGGCCGTCATCGCGCCCAACTTCGCGCGCATCTACTACCGCAACTCCATCAACAACGGCTTTCTGGCGCTGGAATGCGAGGGCATCGTCGAGGCCTTCCAGGACGGCGACCCGGCCGATCTGGACCTCGCGGGCGGCACCATCACCAACACGCGCACCGGCCAGAGCCTGACCTTCGTGCCGGTGCCGCAGTTCGCGCTGGACGTGCAGCGGGCGGGCGGCTGGCTGGAATACATGAAGGCCAACGACGAGGCGGCGCTGGAAGCCGAGCGTCTGGACACGGCCAGCACCTCGGCCGGGCACGGGCACGCGGGCACGCCGCTGGGCGACGACGCCGCCAAGGAAGACGGCCCCAGGGAGACGCACCATGCCTAAGATCGTGACCCTGCCGGGCGACGGCATCGGGCCCGAGGTGACGGCGGCGGCGGTGGCCGTGCTGCGCGAGGTGGCCCCCGACGTGACCATCGAGGAACACGCCATCGGCGGCGGGGCCTACGAGGCGCACGGCGAGCCCTTTCCGGCCGCGACCCGCGACGCCCTGAAGGACGCCGACGCCGTGCTGCTGGGCACCGTGGGCGGCGCGCACGACTCGCCCTGGAACAAGCTGCCCCGGCCCCTGCGCCCCGAGTCCGGGTTGCTGTCCCTGCGCAAGGCGCTGGGCTGCTACGCCAACCTGCGTCCCGTGCGCGTGCAGCCGGGCCTAGAGCACCTCTCGCCCCTCAAGCCCGAGCTGGCGCGCGGCGTGGACATCCTCATCGTGCGCGAGCTGCTGGGCGGCATCTATTTCGACGGCGACCGCAAGATCGAGGGCGACACGGCCTACAACACCATGCGCTACACGACCCCCGAGGTCGAGCGCGTGGCGGATATGGCCTTCTGGGCCGCCGAGCAGAGAAAAGGCCGCGTGACCAGCGTGGACAAGGCCAACGTGCTCGAAGTGAGCGAGCTGTGGCGCCGTGACGTGCAGGCCCTGCGCGACCGCAAGTACCGGGGCGTCCACCTGAACCACGAGTACGTGGACAGCGTGGCCATGCTCATCGTCTCGGACCCGGGCCGCTACGACGTGATCGTCACCGAGAACCTGTTCGGGGACATCCTCTCGGACCTCGCCGCCGTGATTCCGGGCAGCCTGGGCCTGATGCCCTCGGCGTCGCTGGGCGACGGCCCCGGCCTCTTCGAGCCGATCCACGGCAGCGCGCCCGACATCGCGGGCAAGGGAATCGCCAACCCCGCCGCCGCCATCATGAGCGTGGGGATGCTGCTGCGCCACGGCCTCTCGCGCAGCGACGCCGCCAACGCGGTGGACCGCGCCGTGGCCCTCGCCCTGCGCGCCCACCCCACCCGCGACCTGGGCGGCACGGCCGACACCCAGACCTTCACCCGCGCCGTGCTGGACGCGATGGAAACGCCCGCCGTAGGCTGAGCGCGAAGTATGAAGAGTGGGGGCGAGCGATTCGGCTCGCCCCTGCTGGTCTGTGAAGATGTAGCCCTCACTGTCCAGTTCCCCTCGAAGGCCGTCGTGTGCGCAGCGCGCGGGCCATTCCAGATGGCCAGGGCTGGCCCCGAGCTGAGCTGTCACGCCGCAGGGCAAAGCTGCCCTACTGACTTCCGGGACGACTCCTGCCGAGCGCAGTGCTGAGCGCTCCCCTCCCAGCGGGAGCGGGCTGGGGGAGAGGGTAAACGAGACCCGAACGCCTTCCCGCTCCAGGCCCATTGCCTGCCCCCACCCCCACGCGCCATCCTGACCCCATGCCTGCCGTCACCTTCCCGGCCCCCCGCCGCATCCCCTACCCGGGCGGCTGCGTGCTGGAACCCGCCCCCTACGCCCTGGACTACCTCCTGAAGTGGCCCGCCGACGTGACGGTGGCGGGGCAGCTCCACCCGAACACGCCCGTGTTTCCCCT encodes:
- a CDS encoding 3-isopropylmalate dehydratase large subunit; this encodes MGMTIAEKILAAHSGHDHVVPGQLIECATDWVLCHEITTPAALRMLEERGMDKVFDPSRIVAVPDHSVPAMNIKAAKMYQKLKSWVQEKGVKHFFDVGRGGIAHVVLENTGLVNPGQTLVSGDSHTCNAGALGMFATGVGSTDLAGAIYAGKVWFKIPETMLIRVTGEMQPGVTPKDIVLEVIKRIGADGANYMVMEWVGDTIDRMDMEGRFTLTNMAIEAGGKTGIVGVDDTTRQYLRDRGVEPGSYTEYASDPDAKYKVVVEIDAAAVEPTVAYPHIPSNGRVAGSDRIAVTHAYVGSCTNGRIGDLRDVARILKGRKVADGVQMIVVPATQAIWKQAAQEGLMEIFVDAGASVSYPSCGACLGMHSGVLGPDDVCISSSNRNFVGRMGDPSAQIYLASPATVAASAVAGFISDPREYNAPAPGTEAAD
- a CDS encoding 3-isopropylmalate dehydratase small subunit produces the protein MPTVHVFARDHINTDEIIPARHLTTDVEAELAPYAMEDYDKGFVKRVQKGDIIVAGADFGCGSSREHAVWALRGAGVAAVIAPNFARIYYRNSINNGFLALECEGIVEAFQDGDPADLDLAGGTITNTRTGQSLTFVPVPQFALDVQRAGGWLEYMKANDEAALEAERLDTASTSAGHGHAGTPLGDDAAKEDGPRETHHA
- the leuB gene encoding 3-isopropylmalate dehydrogenase — protein: MPKIVTLPGDGIGPEVTAAAVAVLREVAPDVTIEEHAIGGGAYEAHGEPFPAATRDALKDADAVLLGTVGGAHDSPWNKLPRPLRPESGLLSLRKALGCYANLRPVRVQPGLEHLSPLKPELARGVDILIVRELLGGIYFDGDRKIEGDTAYNTMRYTTPEVERVADMAFWAAEQRKGRVTSVDKANVLEVSELWRRDVQALRDRKYRGVHLNHEYVDSVAMLIVSDPGRYDVIVTENLFGDILSDLAAVIPGSLGLMPSASLGDGPGLFEPIHGSAPDIAGKGIANPAAAIMSVGMLLRHGLSRSDAANAVDRAVALALRAHPTRDLGGTADTQTFTRAVLDAMETPAVG
- a CDS encoding MBL fold metallo-hydrolase: MPWLKHRRVGEADVYSLTDGQFRLDGGAMFGSVPKVLWERVAPADLDNRIRLRINPLLIRLDGQNILVETGMWDRGGPKFEDMYALERDETVFRGLREVGLDPEDIHLVINTHLHFDHCGRNTGLTGEPTFPNARYVVQRRELEDALHTHERNRASYIPETFMPILGAGLFEVVEGETELLPGLSVLPLPGHNLGQQGVVLRSGGDTLVYCADLVPTLAHAPYPYIMGYDLYPVTTLETRKAYLPVWHEEGAVVCTPHDPDVAFARLVEGKRGYTLQGLD
- a CDS encoding LysE family transporter; its protein translation is MNVLLAVAALHLVVLVVPGPDVLLVSRAALARSRRAALLAGLGVCLGIACWAGLALLGINFLFAQFPWIHGVIKVAGGLYLLWMGLNLWRSAGHGEAEAGAQSPAVAHSDWANLRAGFLTNIANPKAAVFFGSVFSSVLGAHTTPGLKLAVFGVVVSLSLAWFVLVACGMSTRPVQAAYLRARKGIDRVAGTLMLGFGGLLLASRE